A region of Planococcus sp. MSAK28401 DNA encodes the following proteins:
- a CDS encoding ubiquinol-cytochrome c reductase iron-sulfur subunit, with the protein MSNNRVSRRQFLGYTLTGVGGFMAAGMLMPMVRFAVDPILQQHDAGDYVLTDKAVADITEEPVRVDFTYEQVDAWYTSEVTNSAWVYKEGDKLIALSPVCKHLGCTVNWGGDPENPTQFFCPCHAGRYEKNGQNIAGTPPLGPLDEYQVEEQDGFVAIGAVRENTLV; encoded by the coding sequence ATGAGTAATAATCGTGTATCACGACGCCAATTTTTAGGTTACACACTTACAGGTGTGGGTGGTTTCATGGCAGCAGGTATGTTAATGCCGATGGTGCGTTTTGCAGTCGACCCAATTCTACAGCAACACGACGCTGGAGATTATGTTTTGACTGACAAAGCAGTAGCCGACATTACAGAAGAACCAGTACGCGTCGACTTTACCTACGAACAAGTAGATGCATGGTATACATCTGAAGTCACGAATTCTGCATGGGTGTACAAGGAAGGCGATAAACTAATCGCACTTTCACCTGTCTGCAAACACTTGGGATGCACAGTCAACTGGGGCGGGGATCCAGAAAACCCGACACAGTTCTTCTGCCCTTGCCACGCTGGCCGCTATGAGAAGAATGGCCAGAACATCGCAGGTACACCGCCGCTCGGACCTCTTGATGAGTATCAAGTTGAAGAACAAGATGGTTTTGTTGCCATCGGAGCAGTAAGAGAAAACACTTTAGTTTAA
- a CDS encoding YpiF family protein yields MTKYMHFNSKDIDLYVNQKDYVDTAVVPLIELDLSASGMKASAGASEYLQSLTVILEKQFKGRILLLPPISYVRAADRTELGEQLKKELSETGFKHIFYLTTDSKWRAVEELDNVLWLPAIPTGDMDQSFKKSVMEDQLRQVLPLFTKEWTHHS; encoded by the coding sequence GTGACTAAATACATGCATTTCAACAGCAAAGACATCGATTTATATGTAAATCAAAAAGATTACGTCGATACCGCGGTCGTGCCGCTGATCGAATTGGACTTGAGCGCTTCAGGCATGAAAGCAAGCGCAGGGGCTTCTGAATATTTGCAGTCCTTGACTGTTATATTGGAAAAGCAATTCAAAGGGCGGATACTTTTGCTTCCGCCTATTTCTTATGTCCGCGCGGCAGACCGGACAGAGCTCGGCGAACAATTGAAGAAAGAGCTGTCGGAAACAGGGTTCAAGCATATTTTCTACCTGACGACTGACTCGAAATGGCGAGCTGTCGAAGAACTGGACAATGTACTATGGCTGCCGGCGATTCCGACTGGGGATATGGACCAATCTTTCAAGAAATCCGTCATGGAAGACCAGCTGCGGCAAGTGCTGCCGCTGTTCACCAAAGAATGGACACATCATTCATGA
- a CDS encoding ReoY family proteolytic degradation factor, whose protein sequence is MTASVSVGEKKQFVRWFLGSYKMKRRECIWILNYLLSNDELLEKTHFVEEAHYCPRAMVMSTTESKEIPFQFYKGKLMTADAEKSFHDLRLHPDEPLYVQLNFPSIPPAALYLAVLEENPHMPKGASVSEQDRLIAEKVLNESLSSYQEETILKKIDEALDAGDKERFFELSALLSVVKSAKKMESD, encoded by the coding sequence ATGACTGCATCCGTTTCTGTAGGCGAGAAAAAACAATTTGTCCGCTGGTTCCTCGGGTCTTATAAGATGAAAAGGCGTGAATGCATTTGGATCCTCAATTACCTGTTGAGTAATGATGAATTGCTGGAGAAAACGCATTTTGTCGAAGAAGCGCATTATTGTCCCCGCGCCATGGTCATGTCGACAACTGAATCGAAGGAAATCCCGTTCCAGTTCTATAAAGGCAAGCTGATGACCGCCGATGCTGAAAAGTCTTTCCACGATCTCAGGCTCCATCCTGATGAGCCTTTATATGTACAATTGAATTTTCCAAGCATTCCGCCCGCGGCGCTATATCTTGCGGTACTGGAAGAAAATCCGCATATGCCTAAAGGGGCGTCGGTCAGCGAACAGGACCGCCTGATTGCCGAAAAGGTATTGAATGAAAGTTTGTCGTCATATCAGGAAGAAACGATCCTCAAAAAAATCGACGAAGCACTGGACGCAGGAGATAAGGAACGGTTCTTTGAACTGTCTGCCCTGTTGTCTGTTGTGAAATCGGCGAAAAAAATGGAGAGTGACTAA